One region of Chryseobacterium sp. C-71 genomic DNA includes:
- a CDS encoding ATP-binding protein: MIENTFGINIVPENEADRLEALKRYRITDSPSEESFDGIARLATQIFNVPISLLSLVDAESVFFKANIGMGKAKEANRGKSLCALAVLDKEVTVFEDALKEPCLMANPNVIGDFGLRFYAGAPLITHDGFLIGTLCVIDQKTREFSLADRKILEDLAKVAMDQIELRRSSLDTIDELQKSNLRLNSIQLDLESAVEELAAINEEMEATNEELNTANENVSKSYDLTVQLNKNLQTSELRLKSFISKAPVAFGILAGSELKIEVANDMILKIWGKDQKIIGQPLAEALPKLKEQPYLDILADVFTSGNSYIGDTAPVKLESDGVLKECYFDFIYEPLKDEDDKTVAIIVIANEVTERINKKYELEELNQQLEIALYAGQLGSYNLDLITGKINSSSQCKANYGLPSDYTFDFDNLMQIILPEYRDNLKEKINQSIENHSPFNAEYLVRWPDESLHWINASGILSFDETGTATNMIGVTVDITKRKNYEAQKDDFLSIASHELKTPITSLKASIQLLMRLKDKPTHEMVPKLIDQSSRSLDKLSTLVDDLLNIKRLSGGNLELTKEVFTVSEMLGTCCDDIRITGKHHLIVKGDLDATIFADEQRIDQVVVNFVNNAVKYAPLSKEIHLIVNQLEDCVKITVKDHGDGIDPEIQPLLFDRYYRANHKGKTYSGLGLGLYISAEIIKRHGGEIGVDSVLGEGSSFWFTLPMNVTAN, from the coding sequence ATGATTGAGAATACCTTTGGCATAAACATCGTGCCCGAAAATGAGGCAGACCGCCTTGAAGCCCTAAAACGCTACAGAATTACTGATTCTCCTTCAGAAGAAAGTTTCGACGGAATCGCCAGACTGGCGACACAAATATTCAATGTACCTATTTCCCTCCTTTCTTTGGTAGATGCAGAATCTGTATTTTTTAAAGCAAATATAGGAATGGGAAAAGCCAAAGAAGCCAACAGGGGAAAAAGTCTCTGTGCATTGGCAGTTTTGGATAAAGAAGTAACCGTTTTCGAAGATGCATTGAAAGAACCTTGCCTCATGGCAAACCCGAACGTTATAGGAGATTTTGGTTTAAGATTTTATGCAGGCGCTCCGCTGATTACCCATGACGGATTTTTGATAGGAACCCTTTGTGTTATTGATCAGAAAACAAGAGAATTTAGTCTGGCAGACAGAAAGATTCTCGAAGATCTTGCCAAAGTTGCAATGGATCAGATTGAGCTTAGAAGATCATCCTTAGATACAATTGATGAGTTACAAAAATCAAATCTCAGACTCAACAGTATTCAGCTTGATCTGGAATCAGCCGTTGAAGAACTCGCTGCCATCAACGAAGAAATGGAAGCCACCAATGAAGAACTGAACACCGCCAATGAAAACGTAAGCAAATCATATGATCTTACTGTTCAGCTTAATAAGAATCTTCAGACCAGTGAACTTCGTCTGAAATCATTCATCAGTAAAGCACCTGTGGCTTTTGGGATTTTAGCAGGAAGTGAACTTAAAATTGAGGTTGCCAATGATATGATTCTCAAAATTTGGGGTAAAGACCAGAAAATAATCGGTCAACCGTTGGCAGAGGCTTTACCTAAACTGAAAGAACAACCCTATCTGGATATTCTTGCAGATGTTTTCACTTCTGGTAACTCCTATATCGGTGACACAGCACCCGTAAAATTAGAATCTGACGGAGTTTTAAAGGAATGCTATTTTGATTTCATCTATGAACCTTTGAAAGATGAAGATGATAAAACTGTTGCTATCATTGTCATCGCTAATGAAGTGACAGAGCGTATCAATAAAAAATATGAACTAGAAGAACTTAATCAGCAGCTTGAAATTGCTTTGTATGCAGGTCAGCTGGGTTCTTATAATTTAGATTTAATCACTGGAAAAATAAATTCTTCATCTCAATGCAAAGCAAATTATGGTTTGCCTAGTGATTATACATTTGATTTTGATAATCTGATGCAAATTATTCTTCCCGAATATCGAGATAATCTGAAAGAAAAAATAAATCAGTCGATAGAAAATCATTCACCCTTTAATGCAGAATATCTGGTTAGATGGCCAGATGAATCACTACACTGGATCAACGCATCCGGTATTTTAAGCTTTGATGAAACTGGGACTGCCACCAATATGATTGGCGTAACCGTTGATATTACAAAAAGAAAGAATTATGAAGCTCAAAAAGACGACTTCCTTTCTATTGCAAGCCACGAACTCAAAACACCTATTACAAGTTTAAAAGCAAGCATCCAGCTTCTTATGAGACTAAAAGATAAGCCTACTCATGAGATGGTTCCTAAATTAATCGATCAGTCATCAAGGAGTTTAGATAAACTAAGCACTCTTGTAGATGATTTATTAAATATCAAACGGTTGAGTGGTGGTAATCTAGAACTGACAAAAGAAGTATTTACCGTTTCAGAAATGCTCGGAACGTGTTGTGACGACATTAGAATTACCGGAAAACATCATTTAATTGTAAAAGGTGACCTTGATGCAACTATTTTCGCAGACGAGCAGCGAATTGACCAAGTGGTCGTGAATTTTGTAAATAACGCTGTAAAATATGCGCCTCTATCAAAAGAGATTCATCTTATTGTAAATCAACTGGAAGACTGTGTAAAAATAACAGTAAAGGATCATGGCGACGGTATCGACCCCGAAATTCAGCCCTTATTGTTTGACAGATACTACAGAGCCAACCATAAAGGTAAAACCTACTCTGGCCTGGGATTGGGTTTGTATATTTCTGCAGAAATCATCAAGCGTCATGGCGGAG
- a CDS encoding PAS domain-containing sensor histidine kinase, whose amino-acid sequence METSHNARPDHRSNLGTHLDLYLKALNSANSGIIITDNMQPDNPIIYCNKAFETISGYRHNEIIGHNCRFLQLQDRMQPERNELREAIKNGKECRVEIRNYRKNGKLFWNELFVSPVKNDKDEITHFIGVQNDITDRKKAEHELREEKASVERKIMDRTKELVDNEIFLSSIIQTVRESLLVLDANYKVLSANSHFLHTFKVTSEDTVGVLLFELGNHQWDIDPLRELLLKILPTNNPVIDFEVEHDFPHIGKKIMLLNAYRIEFEGQYKDRILIAIEDITEKRETDRRKDDFLSIASHELKTPLTTIKGLVQLLQRMPPEGSSDKYISTLDKVGTYVDRLNNLITELLDTSKIQSGNIELHNEPFDVNKTIQDTVENLSFATPDYNIILSGNAEAVILGDELQISQVINNLISNAIKYSPGSDKIEVYLNKVGDFVKISVTDYGMGISPQDKAKIFERFFRARDIQKKFPGLGIGLYISHEIIANHKGTLWVESEIGKGSTFSFTLPIMKDENNEQ is encoded by the coding sequence TTGGAAACATCACATAACGCCCGCCCCGATCATCGGAGTAACTTAGGGACTCATCTTGATCTTTATCTTAAAGCACTCAATTCTGCCAATTCGGGTATTATCATTACTGACAATATGCAACCAGACAATCCGATTATCTATTGCAATAAAGCATTTGAAACGATTAGCGGTTACAGACATAACGAAATCATCGGTCACAACTGTCGGTTTCTGCAATTACAAGACAGAATGCAGCCTGAAAGAAATGAGCTTAGAGAAGCTATAAAAAATGGAAAAGAATGCAGAGTTGAAATCAGAAATTACAGGAAAAACGGTAAATTATTCTGGAATGAATTGTTTGTCTCCCCGGTTAAAAATGACAAAGATGAAATTACACATTTCATAGGAGTTCAAAATGACATTACCGACCGTAAAAAAGCTGAACATGAACTGAGAGAAGAAAAAGCTTCGGTAGAAAGAAAAATTATGGACAGAACGAAAGAGCTGGTTGATAATGAAATTTTTCTTTCAAGTATTATCCAGACAGTCAGAGAGAGCTTATTGGTTCTAGATGCAAATTACAAGGTTCTAAGTGCCAACAGTCATTTTTTACATACCTTTAAAGTAACTTCAGAAGATACGGTAGGAGTATTATTATTTGAGCTCGGAAACCACCAATGGGATATCGATCCGCTTAGAGAACTTTTACTAAAAATATTACCAACAAACAATCCTGTGATTGATTTTGAAGTAGAGCACGATTTCCCGCATATTGGTAAAAAGATTATGCTGCTGAATGCCTATCGAATAGAGTTTGAGGGTCAGTATAAAGACAGAATTCTGATTGCCATCGAAGATATTACAGAAAAAAGAGAAACAGATCGCCGCAAAGACGATTTTCTTTCTATCGCAAGCCATGAACTAAAGACTCCTTTAACTACTATTAAAGGTCTTGTGCAGCTTCTTCAAAGAATGCCACCTGAAGGTTCATCAGATAAATACATATCAACACTTGATAAAGTGGGAACTTATGTAGACAGGCTCAATAATTTGATTACAGAACTTTTAGATACCTCAAAAATACAGTCAGGGAATATAGAACTACACAATGAGCCATTTGATGTTAATAAAACCATTCAGGATACAGTAGAAAATTTGTCTTTCGCAACTCCGGATTATAATATTATCTTGTCTGGCAATGCGGAAGCCGTAATTTTAGGTGACGAACTTCAAATTTCGCAGGTGATAAATAATTTAATTTCCAATGCGATTAAATATTCTCCGGGTTCTGATAAAATTGAAGTTTATTTAAATAAAGTCGGAGATTTTGTGAAAATATCTGTCACTGATTACGGAATGGGAATCAGTCCGCAGGATAAAGCCAAAATTTTTGAGAGATTCTTCAGAGCTAGAGATATACAGAAAAAATTTCCAGGTTTAGGAATTGGTCTTTATATTTCTCACGAAATTATTGCCAATCACAAAGGAACGCTTTGGGTAGAAAGTGAAATAGGTAAAGGATCAACTTTTAGCTTTACATTACCAATCATGAAAGATGAAAATAATGAACAATAA
- a CDS encoding response regulator, with the protein MNNKKIMVCDDDQGILDVLQMLLESEGYEVFTEINSTNLIKEIKTELPDLLLLDLWMPVLSGDQVLKAIRATEEFEHLPVIVLSASVDGSSIAGNAGATDFVPKPFDMDDLIAKIRGLLPYSDEVDTKLDLTI; encoded by the coding sequence ATGAACAATAAAAAAATAATGGTCTGTGATGATGACCAAGGAATATTGGATGTTCTGCAAATGTTGCTGGAGTCTGAAGGGTATGAGGTTTTCACTGAAATCAACAGTACAAATCTGATTAAAGAGATAAAAACTGAACTTCCGGATTTGCTTTTATTGGATCTCTGGATGCCTGTTTTATCAGGAGATCAGGTTCTAAAAGCCATCAGAGCAACAGAAGAATTTGAGCATCTGCCGGTGATTGTACTTTCTGCAAGCGTAGACGGCAGCAGTATTGCCGGTAATGCGGGGGCTACAGATTTTGTTCCGAAACCTTTTGATATGGATGATCTTATTGCTAAGATTAGAGGGTTGCTGCCTTACTCGGATGAGGTTGATACGAAACTGGATTTGACTATATAA
- a CDS encoding DUF1294 domain-containing protein, with protein sequence MFYLLLIINLITFITFAFDKWKATQHRRRISEFSLLTLTFIGGTVGAVVAMLVFRHKVSKKSFLLKLCGIIVLQIIIFIGYRNWGVGSFE encoded by the coding sequence ATGTTCTACCTACTTTTAATAATCAATCTGATCACTTTCATAACCTTTGCCTTTGATAAATGGAAAGCGACCCAGCACAGAAGAAGAATATCAGAATTTTCTTTGCTAACCTTAACGTTTATTGGAGGGACAGTGGGAGCAGTCGTTGCAATGCTGGTTTTCAGACATAAGGTTTCAAAGAAAAGCTTTTTGCTAAAACTGTGCGGAATTATTGTACTGCAGATTATTATTTTTATTGGATACCGGAACTGGGGTGTGGGAAGTTTTGAGTAG
- a CDS encoding type 1 glutamine amidotransferase domain-containing protein, translating to MSKKIAILATHGFEESELKSPKEHLEQQGWTAHIVSPKAGTIKAWAEKDWGQEYNVDKTLDEVSASEYDALVLPGGVINPDQLRTNEKALSFVQDFFKQHKPVAAICHGPQILINAGAVEGRNLTSVDSISIDLKNAGAQWEDSEVVVDNGLVTSRTPEDLPAFNAKMVEEINEGQHEDQNL from the coding sequence ATGTCAAAGAAAATTGCAATCTTAGCAACACACGGATTTGAAGAAAGCGAATTAAAATCTCCCAAAGAACATTTAGAACAACAGGGTTGGACAGCACACATCGTAAGTCCAAAGGCTGGAACCATCAAAGCATGGGCAGAAAAAGATTGGGGACAAGAATACAACGTCGACAAAACTTTAGATGAGGTTTCTGCCTCAGAATATGACGCCTTGGTACTTCCGGGAGGAGTTATCAATCCGGATCAGTTAAGAACAAACGAAAAAGCTTTGTCTTTTGTTCAGGATTTTTTCAAACAACACAAACCGGTCGCTGCCATCTGTCACGGGCCGCAAATTTTGATTAATGCAGGTGCTGTTGAAGGCAGAAATCTAACTTCTGTAGATTCCATTAGTATCGACCTTAAAAATGCAGGCGCACAATGGGAAGACAGTGAAGTAGTGGTAGACAATGGTTTGGTTACAAGCCGTACTCCCGAAGATCTTCCTGCCTTTAACGCAAAAATGGTGGAAGAAATTAATGAAGGGCAGCATGAAGATCAGAATTTGTAA
- a CDS encoding IS256 family transposase, translating into MIDKEDLLNNKDFYKSFKNGEDLTSFFKELHKKAVEHMLDAELDSHLDNSKHEKTINGNYRNGHATKRIKSSFGESEIKVPRDREGSFEPALVPKRHNIIDGLENIIISFYAKGMSVSDIEEQIKEMYDFDVSTSTISRITNAVASEVVAWQNRPLDEVYLIVWMDGIVFKVRENSKVINKTIYLAVGLNREGKKEVLGMWLGKNESSSFWMNVLTDLKARGVEDILITATDNLNGFTQTIRSVFPQSQTQICVVHQIRNACKYVVWKDRKEFSADMKHIYTAPTKEAAKAALDDFATKWESKYLYAIQSWRTHWDELTVFFEFPIEIRKIIYTTNLIENLNGKIRKYTKNKMSFPTDDAVIKSVYLALKEATKKWTMPIQNWGLILNQFMLIFENRLRL; encoded by the coding sequence ATGATCGACAAAGAAGATTTACTAAACAATAAGGATTTCTACAAATCCTTTAAGAACGGGGAAGATTTAACCTCATTCTTTAAAGAGCTGCACAAAAAAGCAGTAGAACATATGTTGGATGCTGAACTTGACAGCCATCTGGATAATTCAAAACACGAAAAAACCATTAATGGAAACTATCGGAACGGACACGCAACCAAGAGGATAAAGTCCTCATTCGGCGAATCAGAAATAAAAGTTCCCAGAGATAGGGAAGGCAGTTTTGAACCAGCATTAGTTCCAAAGAGACACAATATCATCGATGGTTTGGAGAACATTATCATCTCATTTTATGCTAAAGGGATGAGTGTAAGTGATATTGAAGAGCAAATCAAAGAAATGTATGATTTTGACGTTTCGACTTCCACCATCTCACGAATCACCAATGCTGTTGCCAGCGAAGTGGTTGCCTGGCAGAACCGACCATTGGATGAAGTATATCTGATTGTCTGGATGGACGGGATTGTTTTCAAGGTTCGTGAAAACTCCAAGGTCATCAACAAAACCATTTATTTAGCCGTAGGACTCAATCGTGAAGGTAAAAAAGAAGTTCTCGGGATGTGGCTCGGAAAGAACGAAAGCTCCAGCTTTTGGATGAATGTTCTGACCGATTTAAAAGCTCGTGGCGTAGAAGATATTCTCATCACTGCTACCGATAATCTGAATGGATTTACCCAGACCATTCGCTCGGTTTTTCCGCAATCTCAAACCCAAATCTGCGTAGTTCACCAAATTAGAAATGCATGTAAATATGTTGTCTGGAAAGATAGGAAAGAATTTTCTGCAGATATGAAACACATTTATACTGCCCCCACAAAAGAAGCGGCAAAAGCAGCTTTGGACGACTTTGCAACCAAATGGGAAAGTAAATATCTCTATGCAATACAATCCTGGAGAACTCATTGGGACGAATTAACCGTCTTTTTTGAGTTTCCAATCGAGATTAGAAAAATAATTTACACGACCAATTTAATTGAAAATCTAAACGGGAAAATCCGAAAATACACCAAAAACAAAATGTCTTTCCCTACAGATGATGCAGTTATAAAATCTGTTTATTTAGCATTGAAAGAAGCAACTAAAAAATGGACCATGCCCATCCAAAATTGGGGATTGATTTTAAACCAATTTATGCTTATTTTTGAAAATAGGCTCAGATTATAA
- a CDS encoding glycoside hydrolase family 3 C-terminal domain-containing protein, whose translation MLKKTVLLSLFTLISASAMAQTNTTPVYLDESKPVEQRIQDALSRMTLEEKVAMLHAQSKFSSPGVPRLGIPEFWTTDGPHGVRPEVMWDEWDQAGWTNDSIIAYPALTALSATWNKKMSWNYGKALGEEARYRKKDILLGPGVNIYRTPLNGRNFEYMGEDPYLTSKMVVPYIQGVQSNGVATSVKHFALNNQEMFRHTSNVIVDDRALYEIYLPPFKAAVTEGDSWTIMGAYDMYKNQYASQNKYLLNDILKGEWKYKGVVVSDWGAVNNTEQAIHNGLDVEFGSWTNGLSAGTRNAYDNYYLAKPYLDLIKSGKVGTAELDDKVTRLLRLAYKTTMNTKKPFGNIASDEHKAVAKEIGEEGIVLLKNQGNVLPIDINKAKKIAVIGENAIKVMTVGGGSSSLKVKYETLPLDGIKAKFGKNSDVQFARGYVGDVGGEYNGVKSGQDLKDSRSPEELLNEAVELAKKSDYVIFVGGLNKSDFQDSEGNDRKSYGLPYNQDNVISALAKANKNFTVVLVSGNAVAMPWIKEVPSIVQGWYLGSEAGNSIASVLSGDANPSGKLPFTFPVKLEDNSAHTMGEYPGNKEELAAGKGKDQKNPINIKYNEGIFVGYRWHDTKKIKPLFSFGHGLSYTTFEFGKAKADKSTMNQDDKITFTVTVKNTGKKAGAEVAQLYITDVKSSVERPAKELKGFEKVFLNPGEQKEVTFTIDKSALSYFDVQKHDWVAEPGDFEAQIGNSSDAIKTKVKFTLQ comes from the coding sequence ATGTTGAAGAAAACTGTACTCTTAAGTTTGTTTACGCTAATATCTGCTTCTGCAATGGCTCAAACCAATACAACGCCTGTTTACTTAGACGAATCTAAACCTGTTGAACAGCGAATTCAGGATGCGCTTTCCAGAATGACACTTGAAGAAAAAGTGGCCATGCTTCATGCACAATCAAAGTTCAGTTCGCCAGGAGTTCCAAGATTGGGAATTCCTGAATTCTGGACAACCGACGGTCCGCATGGAGTTCGCCCAGAAGTAATGTGGGATGAATGGGATCAGGCCGGATGGACCAACGACTCCATTATCGCCTACCCTGCTCTAACAGCTTTATCCGCAACATGGAACAAAAAAATGTCATGGAACTACGGTAAAGCATTAGGTGAAGAAGCAAGATACAGAAAGAAAGACATCCTTTTAGGACCCGGAGTTAACATTTACAGAACACCTTTGAACGGAAGAAACTTCGAATACATGGGTGAAGATCCTTATCTGACTTCCAAAATGGTCGTTCCGTACATTCAGGGAGTGCAGTCTAACGGAGTGGCCACTTCTGTGAAACATTTTGCCTTAAACAATCAGGAAATGTTCCGTCATACGAGCAACGTAATTGTGGATGACAGAGCTTTGTATGAAATTTACCTTCCGCCCTTTAAAGCAGCGGTGACTGAGGGAGATTCTTGGACGATTATGGGCGCTTATGACATGTACAAAAATCAGTACGCGAGCCAGAACAAATATCTTTTAAATGATATTCTTAAAGGAGAATGGAAATACAAAGGCGTGGTGGTTTCTGATTGGGGTGCAGTAAACAATACCGAACAGGCAATTCACAACGGATTAGACGTAGAATTCGGAAGCTGGACAAACGGACTTTCTGCCGGAACAAGAAATGCTTATGATAATTATTATTTAGCAAAACCCTATTTAGATTTAATTAAATCAGGAAAAGTAGGAACTGCAGAGCTTGACGATAAGGTGACAAGACTTTTACGTTTAGCTTATAAAACCACGATGAACACCAAAAAACCTTTTGGAAACATTGCTTCTGACGAACATAAAGCTGTTGCAAAAGAAATCGGTGAAGAAGGAATTGTTTTGTTGAAAAATCAAGGAAACGTACTTCCTATAGACATCAATAAAGCTAAAAAAATTGCCGTTATCGGTGAAAATGCTATCAAGGTAATGACTGTCGGCGGTGGTTCATCTTCTTTAAAAGTAAAATATGAAACTTTACCTTTAGACGGAATCAAAGCTAAATTTGGAAAAAACTCTGATGTACAGTTTGCAAGAGGTTATGTTGGAGATGTTGGAGGTGAATACAATGGTGTAAAGTCTGGTCAGGATTTGAAAGACAGCCGTTCACCAGAAGAATTACTGAATGAAGCGGTTGAACTCGCTAAAAAATCAGATTATGTGATTTTCGTAGGCGGATTAAACAAATCTGACTTTCAGGACAGTGAAGGAAATGACAGAAAAAGTTACGGACTTCCGTATAATCAGGACAACGTGATTTCCGCTTTAGCAAAAGCAAATAAGAATTTCACTGTAGTTTTAGTAAGCGGAAATGCAGTAGCCATGCCGTGGATTAAAGAAGTTCCTTCTATCGTTCAAGGCTGGTACTTAGGTTCTGAAGCCGGAAATTCTATCGCTTCTGTTTTATCGGGTGATGCGAATCCTTCAGGAAAACTTCCATTTACATTTCCTGTAAAGCTGGAGGACAACTCAGCTCATACAATGGGAGAATATCCCGGAAATAAAGAAGAATTGGCAGCCGGAAAAGGTAAAGATCAGAAAAACCCGATCAACATCAAATATAACGAAGGAATTTTCGTGGGTTACCGTTGGCATGACACGAAAAAGATCAAACCATTATTCAGCTTCGGTCATGGTTTAAGCTACACCACTTTTGAGTTCGGAAAAGCAAAAGCAGACAAATCAACGATGAATCAGGACGATAAAATCACGTTCACGGTTACTGTAAAAAACACAGGTAAAAAAGCAGGAGCTGAAGTGGCTCAGCTATACATCACCGACGTAAAATCATCTGTTGAACGTCCTGCAAAGGAGTTGAAAGGTTTTGAAAAAGTATTTTTAAATCCTGGTGAACAAAAAGAAGTGACTTTCACAATCGACAAATCGGCGTTAAGCTATTTTGATGTACAAAAACACGACTGGGTTGCAGAACCCGGAGATTTTGAAGCACAAATCGGAAATTCTTCTGATGCTATTAAAACGAAAGTTAAATTTACCCTACAATAA
- the metQ gene encoding methionine ABC transporter substrate-binding lipoprotein MetQ, translating to MKKIKILSLAAGLLLFGACNSPKKDDPNFIKVGITSGPEQEIAETAKKVAKEKYNLEVELVSFNDYVVPNEALNNGDIDANAFQHVPYLNEQSKQRGYKLAVIGNTFVYPIVAYSKKIKSISELQNGSTIVIPNDPTNGGRSLLLLQKNGLLKLKDGIGLLPKVTDITENPKQLKILEIEAPQLPRVLDDKEVVIAIINNNFAAQAGLDANKNGIFKEDKDSPYMNVVVSREDNKNDEKVKNFLKAYQSKEVEDKAEEIFKGGAVKGW from the coding sequence ATGAAAAAAATAAAAATTCTAAGTTTAGCAGCTGGATTGCTCTTATTCGGAGCGTGTAATTCTCCAAAAAAAGATGATCCTAATTTCATTAAAGTCGGGATAACTTCCGGTCCTGAACAAGAGATTGCAGAAACTGCCAAAAAAGTAGCCAAAGAAAAATATAATCTTGAGGTGGAACTGGTTTCATTCAACGATTATGTAGTTCCCAACGAGGCTTTGAATAATGGTGACATCGATGCCAACGCTTTTCAACACGTTCCTTATCTTAACGAACAGTCGAAACAGCGAGGTTATAAATTAGCTGTAATCGGAAACACATTTGTTTATCCGATTGTTGCCTATTCAAAAAAGATAAAAAGCATCTCTGAATTACAAAATGGAAGCACGATTGTGATTCCCAATGACCCAACCAACGGCGGTCGTTCTCTTCTTCTTTTACAGAAAAATGGATTGTTAAAATTAAAAGACGGAATCGGATTATTGCCTAAAGTAACCGACATTACTGAAAACCCAAAGCAGCTGAAGATTCTCGAAATAGAAGCACCTCAACTTCCAAGGGTTCTGGATGATAAAGAAGTCGTAATCGCTATCATTAACAATAATTTTGCAGCACAAGCCGGATTAGACGCCAACAAAAACGGAATTTTTAAAGAAGACAAAGATTCTCCTTATATGAATGTTGTGGTTTCACGAGAAGACAATAAAAATGATGAAAAAGTGAAGAACTTTTTAAAAGCATATCAGTCTAAAGAAGTGGAAGACAAAGCTGAAGAAATTTTTAAAGGTGGTGCTGTAAAAGGATGGTAG
- the metI gene encoding methionine ABC transporter permease MetI — protein MLSDTVLSLLSKGVWETVYMTFVSGFFGFVLGLPVGILLFVTRKGQLLENTIYNRILSVLINIFRSIPFIILIVWMIPFTRSLVGTSIGMNAALVPLSIGAAPFIARLVENSLLEIPNGLIETARALGATPFQIIKKVLLPEALPSLINNATITLITLVGYSAMGGAVGAGGLGQIGYQYGYIGYDALIMNLVLGLLVALVFIIQFSGDRLAKRFDHR, from the coding sequence ATGCTTAGTGACACTGTACTTTCACTTCTTTCAAAAGGAGTCTGGGAAACCGTTTATATGACTTTTGTATCAGGATTTTTCGGTTTCGTGCTTGGTCTTCCTGTTGGAATTCTACTTTTTGTCACCCGAAAAGGGCAGCTTTTAGAAAATACAATTTACAATAGAATCCTGTCGGTTTTGATTAATATTTTCAGGTCGATTCCTTTTATTATTCTGATTGTCTGGATGATTCCTTTCACAAGATCTCTGGTAGGAACTTCCATCGGAATGAATGCAGCATTGGTTCCTTTAAGTATTGGTGCTGCACCGTTTATTGCAAGATTAGTTGAAAACAGTCTTTTGGAAATTCCAAATGGTTTGATTGAAACTGCGAGAGCATTAGGAGCAACACCGTTTCAAATTATCAAAAAAGTACTGTTGCCAGAAGCTTTGCCTTCACTCATTAATAATGCGACGATCACTCTCATCACTTTGGTCGGATATTCCGCAATGGGTGGAGCTGTCGGAGCCGGTGGATTGGGACAAATCGGGTATCAGTACGGATATATTGGCTATGACGCTTTGATTATGAATCTTGTGCTTGGCTTGCTGGTAGCTTTGGTGTTTATCATTCAGTTTTCGGGCGACCGCTTAGCGAAGAGGTTTGATCATCGTTGA